Proteins encoded in a region of the Mucilaginibacter sabulilitoris genome:
- a CDS encoding SusC/RagA family TonB-linked outer membrane protein, with product MTTYSKFLLKKKNSLIGVLLGLIVLAPVKVKAVTEVYNSPKRTFSEKPVRMAISIAGTVVDEKGETLPGASVKVKSSGKGVVTDTYGKFTVDVANENDAITVTFVGYKAKTVIVGNSKTLTIKLEPDLEGQKLNEVVVVGFGTQKKVNLTGAVTQISGKELQDRPAANVGQALQGKVANLNITTTGDPGGPGTNSSFNIRGTTSLSATGPLYVVDGIPVDNINDLNAQDIETISVLKDAASSAIYGARAPYGVILVTTKRGKKGEKTAVSLNSIVGQSSYTSLPKMANSLQFAEAYNAASVNSGQGTVFSDDIINKIRDNINKPGTWPVSTPDPANPNKYTYASPLNTDNVDWFREYFKPWSFNQKHDINVSGGSENTTYYIGAGYYDQGGQLRYANEDFSRYNVTGNIRTEPTKWLRVGLITRFSKRNTNLPYPYASQLGNWVHMASTRWPNWALRNPDGQFSTASNVEFLNSGGRSKNNENDLSITGSLEAEPIKDWKINLDYAYNNTASRYQDHSAYVYSWNVDGTKYNIGPSVNSVSEGMISDNYNTVNLYSSYLKNFDKHHFKILAGTQVEVYKGYNVSGSRSDLITDDLPSISTATGTQYAYDILSQWATIGTFGRFNYDYDEKYLIEFNGRYDGTSRFREGSRFGFFPSVSAGYNLARENYWEGLKNTINEFKLRASYGSLGNQNVANYQYLATIPIGTNIGYILNGERPSYLNSPGLISPDLTWETSRTLDFGLDASFLKSRLNLTFDVYTRTTLNMLGPASVLPAALGAAVPYQNNADLKTKGFELGLTWRDQIGSDFNYNVSVVLSDYKSRIVKYYNPTNLLSNYFPGNQIGDIWGFQTAGLIKTDNDLASMPDQSYLFGRWTKGDVLYTDLNGDNKINIGNNTLANHGDLKVIGNSTPRYSYGINLGASWKGIDFSMFLQGVAKRDLWLGGGSAGNNSGNLFWGFTPNFGNNVYQTTLDYYSESNPNAYWPTPYVSSEGAKNHQIQTRYLQSGAYMRLKNLQVGYDLSRLLKHSGLRKIRIYFTGENLLTFSGINKNFDPEVVSGGWGTGKIYPLLKTYSLGTNINF from the coding sequence ATGACTACGTATTCAAAATTCTTATTAAAGAAAAAAAACTCCTTGATAGGGGTGTTATTAGGTTTGATTGTATTGGCCCCGGTTAAGGTAAAAGCCGTAACCGAAGTTTATAATTCACCAAAAAGAACCTTCTCTGAAAAGCCGGTCAGAATGGCGATCTCCATAGCCGGTACTGTGGTAGATGAAAAAGGCGAAACGTTACCGGGAGCAAGCGTTAAGGTAAAATCAAGCGGCAAAGGCGTGGTTACCGACACGTACGGAAAATTCACAGTTGATGTCGCGAATGAGAATGATGCCATTACCGTAACATTTGTAGGCTATAAAGCAAAAACGGTGATAGTTGGAAACAGCAAAACACTCACTATTAAACTGGAGCCCGATTTGGAAGGGCAGAAACTTAATGAAGTGGTTGTTGTAGGTTTCGGAACCCAGAAAAAAGTTAACCTTACCGGTGCCGTAACACAGATAAGCGGTAAAGAATTACAGGATCGTCCGGCGGCAAACGTAGGGCAGGCATTGCAAGGCAAGGTAGCCAATCTTAACATTACCACAACCGGCGATCCGGGAGGCCCGGGTACAAACTCATCTTTTAATATCCGCGGTACTACCTCATTGTCTGCTACCGGTCCGCTGTACGTAGTTGACGGTATCCCGGTTGATAATATCAACGACCTGAATGCGCAGGATATTGAAACTATATCGGTACTGAAAGATGCCGCGTCATCTGCCATCTATGGTGCGCGTGCGCCCTACGGTGTGATATTGGTTACTACCAAACGCGGTAAAAAAGGCGAGAAGACGGCAGTTTCCCTGAATAGTATCGTGGGACAAAGCTCTTATACAAGCTTGCCTAAAATGGCCAATTCACTGCAGTTTGCCGAGGCGTATAACGCAGCATCAGTAAACAGCGGTCAGGGTACAGTTTTCTCTGATGATATTATTAATAAGATCCGCGACAATATCAATAAGCCCGGCACCTGGCCCGTAAGTACGCCCGATCCGGCCAATCCCAATAAATACACCTACGCATCGCCCCTGAATACCGATAATGTAGATTGGTTCAGGGAATATTTTAAACCCTGGTCGTTTAACCAAAAACACGACATCAATGTAAGTGGCGGCAGCGAAAACACAACCTACTACATAGGCGCCGGCTATTACGATCAGGGCGGCCAGTTGCGTTATGCCAATGAAGATTTCAGCCGGTACAATGTTACCGGCAACATACGCACCGAACCAACCAAGTGGCTGCGCGTAGGCCTGATAACCAGGTTCTCTAAGCGCAATACCAATCTACCATATCCCTATGCCAGTCAGTTAGGCAACTGGGTGCACATGGCATCAACCAGATGGCCAAATTGGGCGCTGCGCAATCCTGATGGTCAATTCAGTACTGCATCGAATGTAGAGTTCCTCAACAGCGGCGGCCGCAGCAAAAATAATGAGAACGATCTTTCCATTACCGGATCACTGGAAGCTGAGCCTATTAAAGACTGGAAGATAAACCTGGATTATGCCTACAATAACACCGCCAGCCGATACCAGGACCACAGCGCATATGTATACTCCTGGAACGTTGATGGCACGAAATATAACATCGGTCCATCGGTAAATTCGGTAAGTGAGGGTATGATATCTGATAACTACAACACCGTCAACCTGTATTCATCCTATCTCAAGAATTTCGATAAACATCACTTTAAAATACTGGCAGGTACACAGGTGGAGGTTTACAAAGGCTACAACGTAAGCGGCAGCCGGTCAGATCTGATCACCGATGATCTGCCATCCATCAGTACCGCAACAGGTACGCAATATGCCTATGATATTTTATCGCAATGGGCTACCATCGGCACATTCGGCAGGTTTAATTATGATTACGATGAAAAGTATCTGATTGAATTTAATGGTCGTTATGATGGTACATCCCGTTTCAGGGAAGGCAGCAGGTTTGGCTTTTTCCCGTCGGTGTCTGCAGGGTATAACCTTGCCCGCGAAAATTACTGGGAGGGCCTGAAAAATACCATTAATGAGTTTAAACTGCGTGCATCTTATGGTTCGTTGGGTAATCAGAATGTTGCTAACTACCAGTATTTAGCAACCATACCTATCGGCACTAATATAGGGTATATCCTGAATGGCGAACGACCAAGCTACCTGAATTCACCGGGACTGATCAGCCCCGATCTTACCTGGGAAACTTCCCGTACACTTGATTTCGGGCTCGATGCGTCGTTTCTGAAAAGCAGACTTAATTTAACATTTGATGTTTATACCCGCACTACATTGAATATGCTGGGGCCGGCCTCGGTGTTACCGGCAGCACTTGGCGCAGCAGTGCCTTATCAAAACAATGCTGACTTGAAAACAAAGGGTTTTGAGCTGGGCCTTACCTGGCGTGACCAGATCGGGTCTGACTTTAACTACAACGTATCTGTGGTTTTGTCTGATTACAAATCCCGGATTGTTAAATACTACAATCCAACCAATTTGTTGTCAAACTATTTCCCCGGTAACCAGATTGGCGATATCTGGGGCTTCCAAACTGCCGGGCTGATCAAAACGGACAATGATCTGGCCAGTATGCCCGATCAGTCGTACCTGTTTGGCCGCTGGACTAAAGGCGATGTGCTCTATACTGATTTAAACGGCGACAATAAAATCAACATAGGCAATAACACTCTGGCCAATCACGGCGATTTGAAGGTTATAGGTAACAGCACTCCGCGGTATAGTTACGGCATTAACCTCGGCGCCAGTTGGAAAGGTATTGACTTCAGTATGTTTTTGCAGGGCGTAGCCAAACGCGATCTGTGGCTGGGCGGCGGCAGTGCGGGTAATAACTCGGGCAACCTGTTCTGGGGCTTTACGCCAAACTTTGGTAACAACGTTTACCAAACCACGCTCGATTATTATTCAGAAAGTAACCCCAATGCTTATTGGCCTACGCCTTATGTATCATCGGAGGGTGCAAAAAATCACCAGATACAAACGCGGTACCTGCAAAGCGGGGCTTATATGCGCCTCAAAAACCTGCAGGTGGGATATGATCTATCCAGGCTACTAAAGCATTCGGGCCTGCGCAAGATCAGGATATATTTTACCGGCGAAAACCTGCTCACTTTCTCAGGTATCAATAAAAACTTTGATCCGGAAGTGGTAAGCGGAGGCTGGGGAACGGGTAAAATATACCCTTTGCTCAAAACATATTCACTGGGAACTAACATCAATTTTTAA
- a CDS encoding glycoside hydrolase family 172 protein codes for MNKIFTIATLLALFCSSASLKAQELYTLPADADTRWVSFENHTGKKGKGGMENKTAKGHSSEWVNAGKSVTLLDFDGAGVINRIWMTIIDRNPEALRAIHIEMYWDGTSKPAVSAPLGDFFGIGLGRMTAFQSALFTDPEGRSFNCYAPMPFKRHARIVLVNESKQNQLLFYDVNLTKLKKHPRDIAYFHAYWSNSTGRGLGEDFEILPKVNGKGRFLGTNIGVIADKVYGDTWFGEGEVKTYLDGDKDYPTLNGTGTEDYIGSAWNLGPFSQLYQGATVVDKQKKQFAFYRYHIPDPIYFHTDCRVTIQQMGGAGRDLIRAIAKAGGKVKPVSVMTANGLIKLLDVPSYPDLFDDKFPADEWVNFYRVDNYSATAYFYLDKPESNLPALPVLAERLKGL; via the coding sequence ATGAATAAAATATTTACCATAGCAACATTGTTGGCGCTTTTTTGCTCTTCGGCGAGCCTCAAAGCCCAGGAATTATATACCCTGCCTGCTGATGCCGATACCCGATGGGTGAGCTTTGAAAATCACACAGGTAAAAAGGGAAAGGGAGGGATGGAGAATAAAACCGCCAAAGGCCATTCAAGCGAATGGGTAAACGCGGGTAAAAGCGTTACCCTGCTTGATTTTGACGGAGCCGGCGTCATTAACCGCATTTGGATGACCATCATTGACCGTAACCCCGAGGCGTTACGTGCCATCCATATTGAAATGTATTGGGATGGTACATCAAAACCTGCCGTATCGGCTCCGCTGGGCGATTTTTTTGGGATCGGACTTGGGCGGATGACGGCTTTTCAAAGTGCGTTGTTTACCGATCCGGAAGGTAGATCATTTAATTGTTACGCGCCGATGCCATTTAAAAGGCATGCCAGAATCGTACTGGTGAATGAGTCGAAACAGAACCAATTGCTATTTTATGATGTAAACCTTACCAAATTGAAAAAACATCCCAGGGATATCGCTTATTTCCATGCCTATTGGAGCAATAGTACCGGCAGAGGGCTTGGAGAAGATTTTGAGATCCTGCCGAAAGTAAATGGTAAGGGGCGCTTTCTGGGAACTAACATCGGTGTAATTGCTGATAAGGTATATGGTGATACCTGGTTTGGTGAAGGCGAGGTGAAAACTTATTTAGATGGTGATAAAGATTACCCTACGTTAAACGGCACCGGCACAGAAGATTATATCGGTTCGGCCTGGAACCTGGGGCCATTCTCACAATTATACCAGGGAGCCACTGTTGTAGATAAGCAAAAGAAGCAATTTGCTTTTTACCGTTATCACATACCCGATCCGATATACTTCCATACCGATTGTCGGGTAACCATACAGCAAATGGGAGGGGCGGGGCGTGACCTGATCAGGGCGATAGCCAAGGCAGGCGGTAAAGTAAAACCGGTATCTGTAATGACAGCCAATGGATTGATAAAGCTTTTGGACGTACCATCATACCCCGATCTTTTTGATGACAAGTTTCCGGCAGATGAATGGGTTAATTTTTATAGGGTGGATAATTATTCGGCAACCGCTTATTTTTATCTTGATAAGCCTGAAAGTAACCTGCCGGCATTGCCTGTGTTGGCCGAGCGTTTAAAGGGGTTGTAG
- a CDS encoding RagB/SusD family nutrient uptake outer membrane protein encodes MKLLVKSMMVTLLLFVTASCKKDFLNKAPDDDLTIDKVFGNRDYAQNFLSNIYASLPKEQRQVDNDTKGNPYIGASDEMDQFYAPSFSNSMNAGSWNPTSYGNNLPDPWTENYNAIRKTNIFIENIDKVPLDDFFTEALRSRFKGEAIFLRAYFHFLLIRVYGPVPISDHTIPLTADLKSIRRDPIDKCVAFITSECDKAAALLPARITSDIDYGRPAKSVCLALKARTLLYMASPLWNGNPDYTGLVDDKGTHLFPGFAASRWQDAANAAKACIDQTEAAGYGLYTSATNDPVKNYQEIFYVNNNKETFFSYNAGLFNDHDVYSEPLSLLGFTLNAPTQDLVDDYEMANGTRPITGYNADHTPIINPQSGYTETGFTADADPGGKYVAGTSNMYINRDPRFYATIHFSGDIWKSRTNGLEFWFNGADGKKAAGSGNYSKTGYLVKKLCNPSFVWRPVVQSVLRTWVLFRLGEQYLNYAEALNESQGPVGDVYRYVNLIRARSGMPGLPAGLSQSDMRERIRHERRIEMAFETQRYFDCHRWKIAEQTDNTYIYGMNILAGTSKTDPAFFVRTIVEKRVFEKKHYLWPMQKRETDKNPNLVQNPGW; translated from the coding sequence ATGAAATTACTTGTAAAATCAATGATGGTTACGCTGTTGCTTTTCGTAACCGCATCATGCAAGAAAGATTTTTTGAATAAGGCGCCCGATGATGACCTTACCATTGATAAGGTATTCGGCAACCGCGATTATGCCCAGAATTTCCTGAGCAACATATATGCTTCGCTACCTAAAGAGCAGCGCCAGGTTGATAACGATACCAAAGGTAATCCTTATATAGGAGCGTCTGACGAAATGGACCAATTTTACGCGCCATCTTTTTCAAACAGTATGAACGCGGGTTCATGGAACCCCACATCTTATGGTAATAATCTTCCCGATCCGTGGACCGAAAATTACAATGCTATCCGTAAAACCAATATTTTTATTGAAAATATTGATAAAGTACCGCTGGATGATTTTTTTACCGAGGCGTTGAGAAGCAGGTTTAAAGGGGAGGCCATATTTTTAAGGGCTTACTTTCATTTTTTACTGATCAGAGTGTATGGCCCGGTGCCCATTTCAGATCATACTATACCGCTCACCGCCGATTTGAAAAGCATCAGACGTGACCCGATTGATAAATGCGTAGCCTTTATAACCTCTGAATGTGATAAGGCAGCTGCCTTGTTGCCTGCGCGCATCACCTCTGATATTGATTATGGCAGACCTGCCAAATCGGTTTGTTTAGCCTTAAAAGCGCGTACATTACTGTATATGGCCAGCCCGTTGTGGAACGGAAACCCTGATTACACCGGACTGGTTGATGATAAGGGGACGCATTTATTTCCGGGCTTCGCAGCCTCGCGCTGGCAGGATGCTGCAAACGCCGCAAAGGCATGTATTGACCAAACAGAAGCCGCAGGTTACGGGCTCTACACCTCGGCCACAAATGATCCGGTTAAAAATTACCAGGAAATATTTTATGTGAATAATAATAAGGAAACATTTTTCTCCTACAACGCTGGTTTGTTTAATGACCATGATGTGTATTCGGAACCCTTGAGTTTACTCGGATTTACACTCAACGCGCCTACACAGGATCTGGTTGATGATTATGAAATGGCTAATGGTACCCGTCCGATAACCGGTTATAATGCCGATCATACGCCTATCATTAATCCGCAATCGGGATATACAGAGACTGGTTTTACAGCGGATGCAGACCCTGGAGGCAAATATGTGGCCGGCACCAGCAATATGTACATAAACCGAGATCCGCGTTTTTATGCCACCATTCATTTTTCGGGCGATATCTGGAAAAGCCGTACTAATGGCCTGGAATTTTGGTTTAACGGGGCCGACGGAAAAAAAGCTGCAGGCTCTGGTAACTATTCAAAAACAGGTTATCTGGTGAAAAAGCTGTGTAATCCAAGCTTTGTTTGGCGGCCGGTGGTGCAGTCGGTATTGCGTACCTGGGTGCTATTTCGTTTAGGCGAACAGTATTTAAATTATGCCGAGGCTTTGAATGAATCACAAGGACCCGTTGGTGATGTATACCGGTATGTAAACCTGATCAGGGCGCGTTCGGGGATGCCGGGGTTGCCTGCCGGGCTTTCGCAAAGCGATATGCGCGAACGCATCAGGCATGAGCGCCGCATTGAAATGGCATTTGAAACGCAGCGGTATTTTGACTGCCACAGGTGGAAAATAGCCGAACAAACCGATAATACCTACATTTATGGTATGAACATTTTGGCCGGCACGTCAAAAACAGATCCTGCATTTTTTGTAAGAACGATAGTTGAAAAGCGTGTTTTTGAAAAGAAGCATTATTTATGGCCAATGCAAAAGCGCGAAACAGATAAAAATCCTAACCTGGTTCAAAACCCCGGTTGGTGA